The following are encoded together in the Salvia hispanica cultivar TCC Black 2014 chromosome 6, UniMelb_Shisp_WGS_1.0, whole genome shotgun sequence genome:
- the LOC125197107 gene encoding serine/threonine-protein kinase PBL35-like — protein MDNNNCGCWAILRSSVRGCKSSDSRNSTTSLPRSSLVYDAATETRYLNASNREMCVPDEARNSVSEEDPNSDAVALEKKPPRQLLQFSFQELKAATGSFRPDSILGEGGFGYVFKGWIEENGTAPAKPGSGTTVAVKSLKPDGLQGHREWVAEVDFLGQLHHPNLVKLIGYCIEDDQRLLVYEFMTRGSLENHLFRRTIPLPWSNRIKIALGAAKGLAFLHTGPEPVIYRDFKTSNILLDSEYNAKLSDFGLAKAGPQGDKTHVSTRVVGTYGYAAPEYVMTGHLTSKSDVYSFGVVLLEILTGRRSMDKKRPSGEQNLVTWARPYLSEKRKVYQVVDPRLELNYSIKGVHKVAQLAHSCLSKDTKSRPSMEEVVKVLTPLQHLNDLAILNYHTRFSQAGRRRFPPSGKRDRKTDTGHQPNLNQSKDTVRDSNLTSTQHYCK, from the exons atggacaacaacaactgCGGCTGCTGGGCTATTCTCAGAAGCAGTGTCAGAGGCTGCAAAAGCTCCGATTCAAGAAACTCCACCACTTCCCTCCCTAGAAGCAGCCTTGTCTATGATGCTG CAACAGAGACTCGTTATTTGAATGCCAGCAACCGGGAAATGTGTGTGCCTGATGAGGCTAGAAACTCGGTATCCGAGGAAGATCCGAATTCGGATGCAGTTGCACTAGAAAAGAAACCTCCACGCCAACTGCTTCAGTTTAGTTTTCAGGAGCTGAAAGCAGCTACCGGTAGTTTTAGGCCAGATAGCATTCTTGGGGAGGGTGGTTTCGGATATGTGTTCAAGGGGTGGATAGAGGAGAATGGGACGGCGCCAGCAAAGCCCGGCTCAGGGACCACGGTGGCTGTCAAGAGCTTGAAGCCTGATGGCCTGCAAGGCCATAGAGAATGGGTG GCTGAGGTTGATTTTCTCGGGCAACTTCATCATCCTAACCTCGTTAAGCTCATCGGATATTGTATTGAAGATGATCAAAGGCTGCTTGTTTATGAATTCATGACCCGTGGAAGCCTTGAAAACCATCTTTTTAGAA GGACCATACCTCTTCCGTGGTCCAACAGGATCAAGATTGCACTTGGAGCAGCCAAAGGGCTAGCTTTCCTCCACACTGGGCCTGAACCTGTTATTTACCGTGATTTCAAGACGTCAAACATCTTGCTTGACTCG GAATACAATGCTAAGCTCTCAGATTTCGGTTTGGCGAAAGCCGGTCCTCAGGGAGACAAAACACACGTTTCTACTAGGGTGGTCGGAACCTATGGCTACGCTGCTCCAGAATATGTAATGACAG GACACTTGACCTCAAAGAGCGACGTTTATAGTTTTGGAGTCGTGCTCCTGGAGATCTTGACTGGCCGGCGATCCATGGACAAGAAACGGCCAAGTGGAGAACAGAATCTCGTGACATGGGCGCGGCCTTATCTGTCCGAGAAGAGGAAGGTGTATCAAGTAGTGGATCCTCGCCTCGAGCTCAACTATTCAATCAAAGGTGTGCACAAGGTTGCTCAATTAGCTCACAGCTGCCTAAGCAAGGACACCAAGTCTCGGCCTTCAATGGAGGAAGTCGTCAAGGTCCTCACCCCGCTGCAACACCTCAACGATCTCGCCATACTAAACTACCACACGCGCTTCTCTCAGGCTGGGAGACGCCGCTTCCCTCCATCAGGGAAGCGCGACAGGAAGACAGACACTGGCCATCAACCCAACCTTAACCAATCAAAGGACACTGTAAGAGATTCCAACCTAACATCTACTCAGCATTATTGTAAATAA